From the genome of Pirellulales bacterium:
CAGCTTGCGCGGCGTCTGCTGCTCGTCGGAAAGCGGCCACTGCACCCGCGCGGAGCCGCCCGAATTGCTGACCAGCTTGTCGTCGGCCAGCACCTGATCCACCAGCGGGCCGTTCAAGTAGCGGTGCGTGGCCGCGCCGGCCGAATCTCGCGTCAGCAGCAGGTCGTCGCCGCTGCTCGTCTCGGTGCGTTTGATGAGATTCCCTTCGCCATCGTACTCGTAGGTGTATGTGCCGTCGTCGTCGAGGCGGTTGTTCACGCCGGTGTCGAACGTGGCGCTGCTGTAGAACGAGCTATCGACGTCGATCCGGTTGCCGTTGTTGTCGTAGTTAGATCAAGAGTCGGTTGCTACCACATTATCTTCCTCCGGAGGCTGATTGCTGCCCAGTGTGGCCTCTGGTCTATGCTATGCCTACGCCGCCGCCGCTGTCCGAAGTCCTGGGCTATTGTATTCGGCACCGCAACGTTCAGGAAGCCAACACTGTCGTAAATACGGGCATTACCTGACGACGGCGAGCTTATCCGCCACGCGGGCTTATTCCCTTTACGGCCGCGAGTAGTAAGCTTTTCTACGATGCTGTATACTTCGAGTTGTTTCAGTGGAATTCTCCCCTGAGTGGTTTGAAACAAACACGACTCGCATCGACCGAGGAATAAGCATGCTAACCAGATCCGATCTGGCATCTCTGCAACAACATCGCGAATATCCATCGATCTCAATTCTCGCGCCGACGCATCGAACCGCGCCACAGAATAAGCAAGACCGGATAAAGGTCAAAAATCTGGTCAGCAAGGCGATTGAACGCCTGTACCGTGAGTTCAAGAAACGCGAGGTCGCGCCTGTCGTCAAGAACCTTCAAGCACTTGTGAAACAAGTCGATTGGAAACACTCGACGGAAGGGCTCGCGTTATTTGCGAGTAAAGACAAGTCGGCTGCGGTTCGCTTGCCGTTTCGAGTGAAGTCGCGTGCGATGGTTGATGAAACCTTTGCCACGCGCGATTTGGTTTACGCGCTCAATCGAACGCCACCCTACCGAGTTCTCGTGCTGAGCCACGAAACTCGCTTATTCGATGCGTGGAAGGCAACTCTTGATGAGCACATGGCGAAGCCATTTCCCGTGGAGCATCGAGGACCGGGCGGTGCATCCAAACTTCCTGGCGGACTAGGCATTAACATCTCAGGCAAGCGAGATGATGCTCATCGTGCGTTCTTCCGTTCTGTCGATAAAGCAGTGGCCGCAGTGCAAAAGGGGAATCCCCTTCCATTGATCCTGGTGGGAGTCGAACGAAACTTGGCCTTTTTCCAAGAAGTGACCGAGCAGGCGTCGGCAATCGTCGGTATGCTCGCTGGAAACCATGATAAAACCTCGCCGAGCGAGTTGGGCAAATTAGTTTGGCCAGTTTTCGAGTCGGCCGAGACCCTGCGGAGAACCGAGGCGTTCGTGAAGCTCGACGATGCCGTCAGCGCCGGCCGATACAGTTCCGGAATTGATCAGGTGTGGCGCTCCGCAGTCGACGCAAAATGCAAGACTTTGTTGGTTGAGAAGGATTTCAAGTATGCCGCCGACTTGGATTCTGACGGTTACCAATTGCTGCCATACTCTGGCAAGGGAGCAGCAGGACTGGACGACGCCGTTGACGAGGTCATCGAGCGTGTCATGGCAACCGGCGGTAATGTTTATTTCTACTCCCCGGGTGATCTGGAAATTCATCAGAAAATCGCCGCCGTCTTGAGAGGATGATTTGTCAGCCGATAGAGCATCTCAGCGGGTTCCCGATTCGCCAGTGGCAAGTTTGTCCCAAAGATCAAGAATCGGTTCCTACCATCTTTACTTTCTCCATCCTGCGTGAACGAGAAACAACGAGCCGTCGATTGGCAATTCACCATCGAGAAAGCAAGGGTCAAGTTGAAGCAGCTCTATCCCATAATTTAGTCTGGACGGAGCGCTAGTTTGAGCCGGCCTGCCCCGGCGATGCATCGAAATCCCATAGCAGCACTTCGCCGTCGCCGCTGGTGGCGAGTGTCTTACCGTCGGGGCTGAAGGCGAGCGACGACATGATGGCTTGCGGGCTGATGATGGTTTCAGCGATTTCGGCTTTGTTCACATCAACGATCTGGATTCGCGGCTGGAGGCGCTGCTCGACGGGCTTTTCTTCGAGCAATTCGTTGTAATGAGTCGTGCCGACGGCGAGCCACTTCCCGCTGGGATGAAAGGCGACGCAGGGGGCGTAGGTTCCTTCGCCATAATCGACGATGCGGGCAAGATGTGTCCCCGCGTCGATGATCATCGTCTGGCCGTTATTCTCTGCGCCATTGGAGCAGATTGCGGCGATCATCTTTTTATCTGGCGAAAACACTGTTGTTAGCCAGATATCTTCCGCTGGAGCAGGAATGGACGTGAGTTCGCGGCCGCTTGTCGTGTCCCAGAACTTAATCGACGAAGTGAAGTGGAGATGGTCACCTTTCGTTGGATAATAGTGCAGGCAGCCGACGAGAATCGAATTGTCGCAGAGGAACATTTCTGGATTGGCAAGGAAGTATCCTGGGGGAATGGTTACGGTCGCGGTTTCCTTGAGAGAAACGCAATCGAAGATTTTGATCGCTTTGCAATTCCCCACTTGCTGGTCTGGGGTGAACGCGGCGGCTAGATATTTGCTGTCCGGTGAAAATACGGAATAATTTTGGATTCCATGCGGAAGCGTGCGATACGTCTCGGCGGCGGCGTTCCACAGCGTCATGGCAAGTGGATAATTATTTTTGTAGTAGGTGCCGGGCACCGCATCGTCCGTCAAAAGTTGTTTGCCGTCGGGTGAGGATTGCAGCTCGTGGATGTTTCTCGGAGGGGAATGCTGCAACGTCCGTAGCAAGACCCCGGAGT
Proteins encoded in this window:
- a CDS encoding PD40 domain-containing protein translates to MNGYNYFNEKIEREGKTFYRFSFGDSIQEWNLNSGVLLRTLQHSPPRNIHELQSSPDGKQLLTDDAVPGTYYKNNYPLAMTLWNAAAETYRTLPHGIQNYSVFSPDSKYLAAAFTPDQQVGNCKAIKIFDCVSLKETATVTIPPGYFLANPEMFLCDNSILVGCLHYYPTKGDHLHFTSSIKFWDTTSGRELTSIPAPAEDIWLTTVFSPDKKMIAAICSNGAENNGQTMIIDAGTHLARIVDYGEGTYAPCVAFHPSGKWLAVGTTHYNELLEEKPVEQRLQPRIQIVDVNKAEIAETIISPQAIMSSLAFSPDGKTLATSGDGEVLLWDFDASPGQAGSN